One genomic window of Leopardus geoffroyi isolate Oge1 chromosome C3, O.geoffroyi_Oge1_pat1.0, whole genome shotgun sequence includes the following:
- the SNAI2 gene encoding zinc finger protein SNAI2 isoform X1 codes for MPRSFLVKKHFNASKKPNYSELDTHTVIISPYLYESYPMPVIPQPEILSSGAYSPITVWTTAVPFHSPLPNGLSPLSGYPSSLGRVSPPPPSDTSSKDHSGSESPISDEEERLQSKLSDPHAIEAEKFQCNLCSKTYSTFSGLAKHKQLHCDAQSRKSFSCKYCDKEYVSLGALKMHIRTHTLPCVCKICGKAFSRPWLLQGHIRTHTGEKPFSCPHCNRAFADRSNLRAHLQTHSDVKKYQCKNCSKTFSRMSLLHKHEESGCCVAH; via the exons ATGCCGCGCTCCTTCCTGGTCAAGAAGCATTTCAACGCCTCCAAGAAGCCCAACTACAGCGAActggacacacacacag tgaTTATTTCCCCATATCTCTATGAGAGTTACCCCATGCCTGTCATACCACAACCAGAGATCCTCAGCTCGGGAGCGTACAGCCCCATTACCGTGTGGACTACGGCAGTTCCATTCCACTCCCCACTACCCAAtggcctctctcctctttctggatACCCCTCATCCTTGGGGCGGGTGAGCCCCCCTCCTCCATCCGACACCTCGTCCAAGGACCACAGTGGCTCAGAAAGCCCCATTAGTGATGAAGAGGAAAGACTACAATCCAAGCTTTCAGACCCCCATGCCATTGAAGCTGAAAAGTTTCAGTGCAATCTATGCAGTAAAACCTATTCAACTTTTTCCGGGCTGGCCAAACATAAGCAGCTGCACTGCGACGCCCAGTCTAGGAAATCCTTCAGCTGCAAATACTGTGACAAGGAATATGTGAGCCTGGGCGCCCTTAAGATGCACATCCGGACCCACACTTTACCTTGTGTCTGCAAGATCTGTGGCAAGGCGTTTTCCAGACCCTGGTTACTTCAAGGACACATTAGAACTCACActg gggagaAGCCTTTTTCTTGCCCTCACTGCAACAGAGCATTTGCAGACAGGTCAAATCTGAGGGCTCATCTGCAGACCCATTCGGATGTAAAGAAATACCAGTGCAAAAACTGCTCCAAAACCTTCTCCAGAATGTCTCTTCTGCACAAACATGAGGAATCTGGCTGCTGTGTAGCACACTGA
- the SNAI2 gene encoding zinc finger protein SNAI2 isoform X2, whose amino-acid sequence MPVIPQPEILSSGAYSPITVWTTAVPFHSPLPNGLSPLSGYPSSLGRVSPPPPSDTSSKDHSGSESPISDEEERLQSKLSDPHAIEAEKFQCNLCSKTYSTFSGLAKHKQLHCDAQSRKSFSCKYCDKEYVSLGALKMHIRTHTLPCVCKICGKAFSRPWLLQGHIRTHTGEKPFSCPHCNRAFADRSNLRAHLQTHSDVKKYQCKNCSKTFSRMSLLHKHEESGCCVAH is encoded by the exons ATGCCTGTCATACCACAACCAGAGATCCTCAGCTCGGGAGCGTACAGCCCCATTACCGTGTGGACTACGGCAGTTCCATTCCACTCCCCACTACCCAAtggcctctctcctctttctggatACCCCTCATCCTTGGGGCGGGTGAGCCCCCCTCCTCCATCCGACACCTCGTCCAAGGACCACAGTGGCTCAGAAAGCCCCATTAGTGATGAAGAGGAAAGACTACAATCCAAGCTTTCAGACCCCCATGCCATTGAAGCTGAAAAGTTTCAGTGCAATCTATGCAGTAAAACCTATTCAACTTTTTCCGGGCTGGCCAAACATAAGCAGCTGCACTGCGACGCCCAGTCTAGGAAATCCTTCAGCTGCAAATACTGTGACAAGGAATATGTGAGCCTGGGCGCCCTTAAGATGCACATCCGGACCCACACTTTACCTTGTGTCTGCAAGATCTGTGGCAAGGCGTTTTCCAGACCCTGGTTACTTCAAGGACACATTAGAACTCACActg gggagaAGCCTTTTTCTTGCCCTCACTGCAACAGAGCATTTGCAGACAGGTCAAATCTGAGGGCTCATCTGCAGACCCATTCGGATGTAAAGAAATACCAGTGCAAAAACTGCTCCAAAACCTTCTCCAGAATGTCTCTTCTGCACAAACATGAGGAATCTGGCTGCTGTGTAGCACACTGA